The segment TTGTAAGAAAATATCAATTGATAGTCAAGGTAATGTTTGATGCAATGATTAAAACAGGCCCTTTACCTTTCCGGTAATTACATCAACATCAACACGTCTGAATGCAGGGTCGGAACTCGTTCCCGGCATAAGTTTGATGTCGCCCGCCAATGGTACCACAAACCCTGCACCTTTGAATGTCAATATATCACGAATACGCAATCTCCAGTTTTTCGGTGCACCTTTTAATTGCGGGTTGTCGGTAATAGACAGATGAGTTTTTACCATGCAGGTTCCCATTTTTACAATGTCGGGATCATTGTCCAGTGTCTTGATTTTTGCTAGGGCCTCCGGGGCATAGTCAACGCCATCGGCACCATAAACCTCTTTTGCAATCAGTTCAATACGCGTCTTTAAAGGCGCACTTAATTCGTAAAGAAATTTAAAATTCGTAGGATGGTTGCATGCATCAATTACTGCATCTGCTAGTTCTAAGGCGCCTTCACCTCCTTTGAGCCAGTGTTGAGATACTGCAACACGGGCACCAGCCGCGTCTGCTATATTACGAATTATTTTAATTTCAGCTTCAGTGTCAGTATGGAAGTGATTGATACAGACAACAGGATTGATTCCGGCTTTCCTTACCGTCTCAATGTGATGAACCAGGTTTTCCGTTCCTTTTTCCACCCATCCAACATTTTCTTCTTTATAGCACGGGTCCAAAGGGCGTCCAGGAACAGGAACAGGGGCACCACCGTGGCATTTCATTGCGCGAACAGTGGTAACAATTACTGCTGCATTTGGGTGTTGGCCTGAATAACGGCATTTCAGGTTCCAGAATTTTTCAAAACCGATATCCGCACCGAAGCCTGATTCGGTCACATGGTAATCACCCAATTTTAAACCGAGCCTGTCCGCAAGAATTGATGACTGGCCAATGGCTATGTTGGCAAATGGACCTGCATGAACGAATACTGGTTGCCCTTCGATCGTTTGCATCAGATTCGGATTAATAGCTCCCACCATCCAGGCAGTCATCGCACCTGCGACTTCAAGGTCAGTGGTGGTTACCGGATTCCCTTTTTTATCATAAGCAACAACGATTTTTCCTATCCGTTCCCTCATATCTTTCAAATCGGTCGCTACGGAGAGGATCGCCATAAGTTCGGAAGACACTGCTATGGCAAATCCGGATTCCATCATAAAACCGTCCATCTTGCCGCCGATGCCGATTATTATTTTCCTTAATGCCTGGGCACAAAAATCAATAATCCATTTTAATTCTATCCTGTCCGGGTCGATGTACAGCCGTCTTAGGTTTCTTTTTGCAAGCTCTTCGTCATTATAGTTAAATTCGTGCTGCAGCCTTGATGTTATTGCCACCATAGCGAGATTGTGAGCATTGATTATAGCATTGATGTCTCCAGTTAATCCCAGGGAAAATGGAGTTAAGGGAATACATTGAGAGAGTCCACCGCCTGCTGCTGATCCCTTGATATTCATAGTAGGTCCCCCTGAAGGCTGGCGTATAGCCCCGACGACCTTTTTACCTCTTTTTCCTAATCCCTGTACCAGTCCCATCGTGGTGGTTGATTTTCCCTCCCCCAGCGGGGTTGGCGTTATCGCAGTTACATCAATAAATTTCCCATCTGGTTTTTTTTCCAATCGTTTTAAAACCTTGTTAAAATCAACCTTTGCCACGTAATGTCCGTGTGGGAGAAGTTCTTCTTTTTCCAGGCCTAATTCTTCTGCCAGTTGATATACCGTTTTCATTCGGGTTTCTGCGTCTTCCGCTATTTCCCAATCCGCATGCTTCGTGGGGTCCAATGCCATTTTTTTCTCCTTAACCTTAAGTTTGTTGTGATGGTTTAAGATTAAATTAAAACGTTAATTTACGAAAAGGGCCACTTAAACTAAATTATCTCTTTTTATTACCTAATTGCACATAATTTTGTAATCGAAATGTGAAATTATACCGATAATGTTATGAAGGTCAAGGAATAATGAGTATAAACAGAGAAAAATTTCATCGAAAAATTTTTATTGACAAATGTATTGGTAAATATTATAAAGGTGCAATCGAAATATTCTTTAAGCTATTCACTTGCATCATATCATCCACTTTATGGTTAATTTAATGCATATGGCAAAAATACCATAAGAGTTCTTAATTTTTCTTTATTCAATAGAAAGGGCCGCATTTCACACTTTCTCATTGATGTCTTAAGTGTCAGTTTGTAGGCAGGTTAAAGAGGGCATTATCAGACGGATTGACAATTTAGGATTACTGAAATATTTAACGGTATCATGAAAATGGAGAATGAATAAGGTATTTCTTTTGCGAAATCGCAATATTTGAGTATCATTCTGCTCGCAAAATTGTGTATTTTATGATTATTTTGAGTTTTAGGTAAAATATATCTGGCTATACAAAAATATTTTGAGAAAGGAGGGATAAGAAATAAAGAAAACTATTATCGCCATTAGTTTTGCAGCTTGTGAAATAGAACGGTAAACGTTAATTTTTGAAAGGGGGGTACTATATGAAGTATGTATTGAAATTCTGGCTGGCTTGTATCGTATGGCTGGCCTGCATTGCCGGGGGAGCAATAACGAGCTTTCCGTCATCAGCTTATGCTGCTGAAGATGAGAGCCGGTTGGCTGCCTTCATGAGGGGTATAGAATTTTCTGGCTTTGTTGATACCTATTATAGTTACAGGTATTCAAGGCCTGATAAGGTGGAAACAGGGAGCGAAAACCAGTTTCTAAATTTAAGGGCGTGGGATAGA is part of the Candidatus Jettenia sp. AMX2 genome and harbors:
- a CDS encoding formate--tetrahydrofolate ligase, translating into MALDPTKHADWEIAEDAETRMKTVYQLAEELGLEKEELLPHGHYVAKVDFNKVLKRLEKKPDGKFIDVTAITPTPLGEGKSTTTMGLVQGLGKRGKKVVGAIRQPSGGPTMNIKGSAAGGGLSQCIPLTPFSLGLTGDINAIINAHNLAMVAITSRLQHEFNYNDEELAKRNLRRLYIDPDRIELKWIIDFCAQALRKIIIGIGGKMDGFMMESGFAIAVSSELMAILSVATDLKDMRERIGKIVVAYDKKGNPVTTTDLEVAGAMTAWMVGAINPNLMQTIEGQPVFVHAGPFANIAIGQSSILADRLGLKLGDYHVTESGFGADIGFEKFWNLKCRYSGQHPNAAVIVTTVRAMKCHGGAPVPVPGRPLDPCYKEENVGWVEKGTENLVHHIETVRKAGINPVVCINHFHTDTEAEIKIIRNIADAAGARVAVSQHWLKGGEGALELADAVIDACNHPTNFKFLYELSAPLKTRIELIAKEVYGADGVDYAPEALAKIKTLDNDPDIVKMGTCMVKTHLSITDNPQLKGAPKNWRLRIRDILTFKGAGFVVPLAGDIKLMPGTSSDPAFRRVDVDVITGKVKGLF